One genomic segment of candidate division KSB1 bacterium includes these proteins:
- a CDS encoding bifunctional 3,4-dihydroxy-2-butanone-4-phosphate synthase/GTP cyclohydrolase II yields MAAVFDSVESAIEEYRRGNIVIVVDDEDRENEGDFIMAAEKVTPEKINFLAKYGRGLICVAMTGERLDELDLQPMVTDNTARLGTMFTVSVDARRNTTTGISAQDRAETVKALIDPATKPRDLARPGHIFPLRAQPGGVLSRAGHTEAAVDLARLAGLYPAGVLCEIMDDDGTMARVPRLRRLARRFGLKMITVRDLIEYRSRTEILVKRVVTTSFPTKYGNFVLHLYESAIDEHHHLAVAKGEVATDEPVLVRVHSQCLTGDVFGSLRCDCGEQLEQALRAIEREGRGVLLYMRQEGRGIGLANKLVAYRLQELGRDTVQANEELGFKADLRDYGVGAQILRDLGVRKIRLLTNNPRKIIGLTGHGLEVVERVPIEVPPNPVNAAYLETKRDKLGHLILQQGKEQDAQTEEASLYKLCK; encoded by the coding sequence ATGGCTGCAGTCTTTGATTCCGTAGAAAGTGCAATCGAGGAGTACCGGCGCGGCAACATCGTAATCGTGGTCGATGATGAGGACCGGGAGAACGAAGGCGATTTCATCATGGCTGCCGAGAAGGTCACGCCGGAGAAGATTAATTTCTTGGCCAAGTATGGTCGTGGGCTTATCTGCGTGGCCATGACCGGTGAACGCTTGGACGAGTTGGACTTGCAGCCAATGGTGACCGACAACACAGCCCGGCTGGGTACCATGTTCACCGTGTCGGTGGATGCCCGACGCAACACCACGACAGGCATCTCCGCGCAGGACAGGGCGGAGACGGTGAAGGCTCTCATCGACCCTGCCACCAAACCGCGTGATTTAGCCAGACCAGGGCACATCTTTCCCTTGCGGGCGCAGCCTGGTGGGGTTCTCAGCAGAGCCGGTCACACCGAGGCCGCAGTGGACCTTGCGCGCCTGGCCGGCCTCTATCCGGCGGGCGTGCTCTGCGAAATCATGGACGACGACGGAACCATGGCGCGCGTGCCGCGCCTGCGCAGGTTGGCGAGGCGTTTTGGCCTCAAGATGATCACCGTGCGCGACCTCATCGAATACCGCTCCCGGACCGAGATCTTGGTGAAACGCGTCGTCACCACCTCTTTTCCCACCAAGTACGGCAATTTCGTGCTGCACCTCTACGAGAGCGCCATTGACGAGCACCACCACCTGGCCGTGGCGAAGGGTGAGGTGGCAACCGACGAGCCGGTGCTGGTGCGCGTGCATTCGCAATGTTTGACCGGGGATGTTTTCGGATCCCTCCGCTGCGACTGCGGCGAGCAGTTGGAGCAGGCGCTGCGCGCCATAGAGAGAGAAGGGCGGGGTGTGCTCCTCTACATGCGCCAGGAGGGGAGGGGCATCGGCCTTGCTAATAAGCTGGTCGCCTACCGCTTGCAGGAACTGGGCCGAGACACAGTCCAGGCCAACGAGGAGCTGGGTTTCAAGGCTGACTTGCGAGATTATGGCGTGGGTGCGCAGATCCTGCGCGACCTGGGCGTCAGGAAGATCCGCTTGCTGACCAACAACCCACGCAAAATCATCGGCCTCACCGGGCACGGCCTGGAGGTGGTAGAGCGCGTTCCCATCGAGGTGCCGCCCAATCCGGTGAATGCTGCCTACCTTGAAACCAAGCGGGACAAGCTCGGTCACCTCATTCTGCAACAGGGAAAGGAACAAGACGCACAGACAGAAGAGGCCAGTCTGTACAAACTGTGCAAGTGA
- a CDS encoding vitamin B12-dependent ribonucleotide reductase — MELVSDSTGRGSAPTAKRMATRGLVIPRRFSKPAVHPFDEIEWETREAVIVDEKGEVIFHRPNVEVPKSWSQMATNVVASKYFCTRLRSDFEETSLKQLIERVARTICTWGMEDGYFATQADAQTYHDELVYLLVNQMASFNSPVWFNLGVEERPQCSACFINSVEDTMESILDLAKVEGLLFKWGSGTGTNLSTLRSSKERVSGGGLASGPVSFMKGYDAFAGVIKSGGKTRRAAKMVILNIDHPDIVEFINCKANEERKAWALIEAGYDGSFDGEAYSSVFFQNSNNSVRVPDAFMHAVKNNEKWHTRAVLDGKIVDTYDAVDLMQMIAQAAHLCGDPGMQFDTTINKWNTCAASGRINASNPCSEFMFLDDSACNLASINLMSFRKDGMEFDVEAFRAAVDIMLIAQDILVDRSSYPTEKITRNSKIFRPLGLGYTNLGALLMSWGVPYDSQQGTALAAAITALMTGQAYVTSARMAERLGPFAEFKKNQECMLNVIRMYQQALNDVNAALVPSTLWQAAQKVWEEAVALGEQFGFRNAQVTALAPTGTISFMMDADTTGVEPEVALVKWKRMVGGGKAKLVNTTVPMALKHLGYSPEEIRTIVAYVDAEGTIEGAPHLKPEHLPVFECAMRPAKGTRCISHMGHIRMLAAVQPFISGSISKTVNMPNDATPQDVMNAYMTAWELGLKCIAIYRDGSKRTQPLSTSAKSEGQAEGKFKASRRRLPAERRALTHRFNIAGHEGYLTVGLYDDGTPGEIFIVMAKEGSVVSGLMDSFATAISLALQYGVPLKVLVNKFSHTRFEPWGYTDNPDIPFAKSVMDYIFRYLALKFLPPSEQADASGNGQGLQEFVAQRPMPAVAPQQREEEGAGWLSDTPPCPECGSIMIRAGSCYKCLNCGSNTGCGG, encoded by the coding sequence ATGGAACTGGTTTCTGACAGCACAGGCAGAGGGAGTGCCCCAACCGCCAAGCGCATGGCAACGCGCGGCTTGGTTATCCCGCGACGCTTTTCCAAGCCCGCGGTTCACCCTTTCGATGAGATCGAATGGGAAACCCGCGAGGCGGTGATCGTCGACGAAAAAGGCGAGGTCATTTTCCACCGCCCCAATGTCGAGGTGCCAAAGTCCTGGTCGCAGATGGCCACCAATGTGGTAGCCTCCAAGTACTTCTGCACCAGGCTGCGTTCCGATTTCGAGGAAACCAGCCTCAAGCAGCTCATCGAGCGGGTGGCACGTACCATCTGCACCTGGGGCATGGAGGACGGCTACTTTGCCACCCAGGCGGATGCCCAAACCTACCACGACGAACTGGTCTACCTTCTGGTAAACCAGATGGCTTCCTTTAACAGCCCGGTCTGGTTCAACCTGGGTGTGGAGGAGCGCCCACAGTGCTCCGCCTGCTTCATCAACTCAGTAGAAGACACCATGGAGTCCATCCTCGACCTGGCCAAGGTCGAGGGTTTGCTTTTCAAGTGGGGCTCGGGAACCGGCACTAACCTATCCACGCTCCGTTCCTCCAAGGAAAGGGTGAGCGGTGGCGGCCTTGCGTCGGGACCTGTCTCCTTCATGAAAGGCTATGATGCCTTCGCCGGGGTCATCAAGTCGGGGGGCAAGACCCGCCGTGCGGCGAAGATGGTCATCCTGAACATCGACCACCCGGACATTGTCGAGTTCATCAACTGCAAGGCCAATGAGGAGCGGAAGGCGTGGGCCCTGATCGAGGCTGGCTACGACGGCTCCTTTGATGGCGAAGCCTACAGCTCGGTCTTTTTCCAGAATTCCAACAACAGCGTGCGCGTGCCCGATGCCTTCATGCACGCGGTGAAGAACAACGAGAAGTGGCACACGCGCGCCGTGCTGGACGGCAAGATTGTGGATACTTATGATGCAGTTGACCTCATGCAAATGATCGCGCAGGCGGCTCATCTGTGCGGCGACCCGGGGATGCAGTTCGATACCACCATCAACAAGTGGAACACCTGCGCCGCCTCCGGGCGCATCAACGCTTCCAACCCTTGTAGCGAGTTCATGTTCCTGGACGACTCGGCCTGCAATCTCGCCTCCATCAACCTGATGAGCTTTCGCAAGGACGGCATGGAATTTGACGTGGAGGCCTTTCGGGCAGCGGTGGACATCATGCTCATCGCCCAGGACATTCTGGTGGACCGATCCAGCTATCCCACGGAAAAAATCACCCGCAACAGCAAGATCTTCCGTCCGTTAGGGCTTGGCTACACGAACTTGGGCGCCTTGCTCATGTCGTGGGGCGTGCCCTACGATAGCCAGCAGGGGACGGCCTTAGCTGCAGCAATCACCGCCCTGATGACCGGGCAGGCGTACGTGACCTCGGCGCGCATGGCGGAGCGCTTGGGGCCCTTCGCAGAGTTCAAGAAAAATCAGGAATGCATGCTCAACGTCATCCGCATGTACCAGCAAGCGCTCAATGACGTCAACGCCGCGCTTGTGCCGTCCACGCTCTGGCAGGCTGCCCAGAAGGTCTGGGAAGAGGCAGTGGCACTGGGCGAGCAGTTCGGCTTCCGCAACGCGCAGGTTACCGCCCTGGCCCCCACAGGCACGATTAGCTTCATGATGGACGCCGACACCACGGGCGTCGAGCCCGAGGTGGCTCTCGTGAAATGGAAAAGGATGGTTGGCGGAGGCAAGGCCAAGCTGGTCAACACCACCGTCCCCATGGCCCTCAAGCACCTGGGCTACTCCCCCGAGGAGATCCGCACGATTGTTGCTTACGTGGACGCGGAAGGGACCATCGAAGGGGCGCCTCACCTGAAGCCCGAGCACTTGCCGGTCTTCGAGTGCGCGATGCGGCCAGCCAAAGGCACGCGCTGCATCAGCCACATGGGGCACATCCGCATGCTGGCGGCGGTGCAACCGTTCATCTCCGGTTCCATCTCCAAGACGGTGAATATGCCCAATGACGCCACCCCCCAGGACGTGATGAACGCCTACATGACCGCCTGGGAACTGGGGCTCAAGTGCATCGCTATCTATCGCGATGGTTCGAAGCGGACGCAGCCTCTCAGCACCTCAGCCAAGAGCGAAGGTCAAGCCGAGGGCAAGTTCAAAGCGAGTCGCCGGCGGTTGCCTGCAGAGCGACGCGCTCTGACCCACAGGTTCAATATCGCGGGCCACGAAGGTTACCTCACGGTAGGGCTGTACGATGACGGCACGCCCGGGGAGATCTTCATTGTCATGGCCAAGGAAGGTTCGGTGGTCTCCGGGCTCATGGACTCCTTTGCCACCGCCATTTCCTTAGCGCTCCAGTACGGGGTGCCGCTCAAGGTGCTGGTGAACAAGTTCAGCCACACGCGTTTTGAGCCCTGGGGCTACACCGACAACCCCGACATTCCGTTCGCCAAGTCGGTCATGGACTACATTTTCCGCTACCTGGCGCTCAAGTTCCTGCCGCCAAGCGAGCAGGCAGACGCCAGCGGCAACGGGCAGGGGCTGCAGGAATTCGTCGCGCAGCGCCCCATGCCGGCAGTGGCCCCGCAGCAGCGTGAGGAGGAAGGGGCCGGCTGGTTGAGCGACACTCCGCCCTGTCCGGAGTGCGGCTCCATCATGATTCGCGCGGGCAGCTGTTACAAGTGCTTGAATTGCGGTTCCAACACCGGGTGTGGCGGATGA
- a CDS encoding glycosyltransferase family 2 protein gives MRLSVITITRNEAHNVVDCLRSVSWADEIIVVDSGSDDGTADLARQFTPKVYIVPWQGYSANKNFALAKATGEWVLWLDADERVAELLAREIQSTLAADPAVAGFEIPRLAFFMGRWIRHGGWYPGRVVRLFRCGQGRFSDDPVHEGVVLSGPCGRLQHHLLHYTDLTLEHYLDKLNTYTTLSAHASLAKGRTVGLWEMLARPVHTFAKMYFFKAGFLDGIQGLILALLSAGHTFAKYAKIWHEGQQRHQPSAQKLGLPISAPAGEERRRRRSTGRSDLR, from the coding sequence ATGCGTCTTTCGGTGATCACCATCACGCGCAATGAGGCGCACAACGTTGTGGACTGCCTGCGCAGTGTGTCCTGGGCCGACGAGATTATCGTCGTGGATTCCGGCAGCGACGACGGCACGGCCGACCTGGCGCGGCAGTTCACCCCCAAGGTGTACATCGTCCCGTGGCAGGGCTACTCGGCCAACAAGAATTTTGCGCTGGCAAAGGCGACGGGTGAGTGGGTCCTGTGGCTGGATGCCGACGAGCGCGTAGCCGAACTGCTCGCTCGGGAGATTCAGAGCACGCTGGCCGCGGATCCTGCCGTTGCCGGCTTTGAGATTCCGAGGCTTGCCTTTTTCATGGGCCGATGGATACGACACGGCGGCTGGTATCCGGGACGCGTGGTGCGCCTCTTCCGGTGCGGCCAGGGCCGTTTTTCCGACGACCCGGTGCACGAGGGGGTGGTACTGTCGGGGCCTTGCGGGCGACTGCAGCACCATTTGCTCCACTACACCGATCTGACTCTGGAACACTATCTGGACAAGCTAAACACCTACACCACGCTGTCTGCGCATGCATCTCTGGCCAAGGGACGAACCGTTGGTCTATGGGAAATGCTTGCCAGGCCGGTGCACACTTTCGCGAAAATGTATTTTTTCAAGGCAGGTTTTTTGGATGGTATCCAGGGACTCATACTCGCGCTCCTGTCGGCAGGGCATACGTTTGCCAAGTACGCGAAGATCTGGCATGAAGGCCAGCAAAGACACCAGCCGAGCGCCCAAAAGCTCGGTTTGCCGATCTCCGCGCCAGCAGGAGAGGAGAGGCGGCGGAGACGGAGCACGGGCCGGAGTGACCTGCGCTAG
- a CDS encoding zinc ribbon domain-containing protein has protein sequence MPIYEYICESCGKKVSLLIWPSGGDEEKCTKCGSTKLRRIMSRFAAPLSEEARLERLADPSQWSGFDENDAASVARFVKKMGSALGEDLGEDIDHLAEEAAREADEAKKGEGQDESVDL, from the coding sequence ATGCCCATCTACGAGTACATCTGCGAGTCCTGTGGCAAAAAGGTGAGTCTGCTCATCTGGCCTTCGGGCGGCGATGAGGAGAAATGCACCAAGTGCGGGAGCACCAAACTTCGCCGCATTATGTCCCGCTTCGCGGCCCCCTTGTCCGAAGAAGCGCGCCTCGAACGGCTGGCCGACCCGAGCCAGTGGAGCGGCTTCGATGAGAATGACGCGGCCAGCGTGGCCCGCTTCGTGAAAAAAATGGGGAGCGCGCTCGGCGAAGACCTCGGTGAGGACATCGACCACCTTGCCGAGGAAGCCGCCCGGGAAGCAGACGAGGCGAAAAAAGGAGAGGGGCAAGACGAGTCGGTAGACCTTTAG
- the ribD gene encoding bifunctional diaminohydroxyphosphoribosylaminopyrimidine deaminase/5-amino-6-(5-phosphoribosylamino)uracil reductase RibD — MTAGSDESFMAAALRLARKGLGFVSPNPLVGAVVVRGGRIVGRGYHARFGGPHAEVVALTEAGDAANGATLYVTLEPCAHHGKTPPCVDAIVEAGVARVVVGMRDPNPLVNGKGIEALNRRGISVTVGVREEECRRLNESYVKYITTGLPFVALKIAQSLDGKIATATGHSKWISCKQARAFVRRLRAQYDAVLVGAGTVRTDDPALTPLDKAGPIPKRVVVDDQLGIPLDARLLTDDYATKTIVVTSTLASPEKVRRIEERGAKVVCLDAGEDGRIPFLKLWQKLGELQIASVLVEGGQQVFTEALLSGQTDRLWVFVAPKLLGKGLDAFGDLGVSNVNAAIELVDVSLRKMGTTFLLTARPLPRRGSENVHRIG; from the coding sequence ATGACTGCCGGTAGCGACGAGTCATTTATGGCCGCCGCGCTTCGCCTGGCGCGAAAGGGGCTCGGCTTTGTCAGCCCCAATCCGCTGGTCGGAGCGGTGGTCGTAAGAGGGGGGAGAATCGTTGGGCGCGGCTACCATGCGCGATTTGGGGGTCCGCACGCCGAGGTGGTCGCCTTGACTGAGGCGGGAGACGCCGCCAATGGCGCCACCTTGTACGTGACGCTCGAGCCTTGTGCCCACCATGGAAAGACCCCCCCTTGCGTCGATGCTATTGTGGAAGCGGGGGTGGCGCGCGTGGTGGTGGGCATGCGGGACCCCAACCCTTTGGTGAACGGCAAGGGAATCGAGGCACTGAACCGGCGCGGCATCTCTGTGACCGTGGGGGTGCGAGAGGAGGAGTGCAGACGTCTCAACGAGTCTTACGTCAAGTACATCACCACTGGCCTCCCCTTTGTCGCGCTGAAGATCGCCCAGAGCCTAGATGGTAAGATCGCCACAGCCACCGGTCACTCCAAGTGGATCTCCTGCAAGCAGGCGCGGGCTTTCGTCAGGAGGCTGCGGGCGCAGTACGACGCCGTCCTGGTCGGGGCAGGCACGGTACGCACCGATGACCCCGCCTTGACCCCGCTGGACAAGGCTGGACCCATTCCGAAGCGGGTGGTGGTTGATGACCAACTTGGCATTCCCCTTGATGCCCGCCTCCTCACCGATGACTATGCCACCAAGACCATTGTGGTCACCAGCACCTTGGCCTCGCCAGAGAAGGTGAGGCGCATCGAGGAGCGTGGCGCTAAGGTGGTCTGTCTCGACGCTGGCGAGGATGGTCGCATCCCCTTCCTGAAGCTTTGGCAGAAGCTTGGCGAGTTGCAAATTGCCTCCGTTCTCGTGGAAGGCGGGCAGCAGGTGTTCACCGAGGCTCTCCTCTCTGGTCAAACCGACCGTTTGTGGGTCTTTGTGGCGCCGAAACTCCTTGGGAAGGGGCTCGATGCGTTTGGCGATCTGGGGGTGAGCAATGTCAACGCAGCCATCGAACTTGTCGATGTTTCTCTGCGGAAGATGGGCACTACGTTTCTCCTGACGGCACGTCCATTGCCCCGGCGTGGGAGCGAGAATGTTCACAGGATTGGTTGA
- a CDS encoding glycosyltransferase family 2 protein: MGGQSSWLPISVVVITRDEEDNIEGCLESVQWADDIVVVDAESRDRTVELCRKFTQRVFRRPWPGYAAQKAFAVAQARHEWVLSLDADERVSDALRAELATLIALRTECDGYYVPRLSSYLGKWIRRCGWYPGYQLRFFRKSKVGVAQSRVHEGFIVQGKVGYLRGELLHYSYRDLEENLQKLNRYSTLEALDRAAQTRVRWYDFVLHPLSEFLRKFVALGGTLEGTHGFVLCAMSAFQKMALYMKIWQLQHREQLMEAYQRAGAPRCQLEAVGDDASFGDHHHAQ; encoded by the coding sequence ATGGGCGGACAGAGCTCCTGGCTCCCCATTTCGGTGGTGGTCATCACTCGGGACGAAGAGGACAACATCGAAGGCTGCCTGGAGAGCGTGCAGTGGGCGGATGACATTGTGGTGGTGGACGCGGAGAGCCGGGACCGGACCGTGGAGCTTTGCCGCAAGTTCACACAGCGGGTCTTTCGGCGCCCGTGGCCCGGCTATGCGGCGCAAAAGGCCTTCGCCGTGGCGCAGGCCAGACATGAGTGGGTGTTGAGCCTGGACGCGGACGAAAGGGTGAGCGATGCGCTACGGGCCGAGCTCGCCACCCTCATCGCTTTGCGAACGGAATGTGACGGCTACTATGTTCCTCGGCTCAGTTCGTATCTCGGCAAATGGATCAGGCGTTGCGGCTGGTATCCCGGGTATCAGCTGCGCTTTTTCCGGAAAAGCAAGGTGGGCGTAGCCCAGTCGCGCGTGCACGAGGGCTTCATCGTGCAGGGTAAAGTCGGCTACCTCCGTGGGGAGTTGCTCCACTACTCGTATCGCGATCTCGAAGAGAATCTGCAGAAGTTGAACCGCTATTCGACGCTGGAGGCGCTCGACCGAGCAGCTCAAACGAGGGTCAGGTGGTACGACTTTGTGCTGCATCCGCTTTCTGAGTTCTTGAGAAAGTTCGTCGCTCTTGGGGGAACTCTGGAAGGGACGCACGGCTTCGTCCTCTGCGCGATGTCTGCGTTCCAGAAAATGGCCCTTTACATGAAGATTTGGCAACTGCAACACCGGGAGCAGCTCATGGAGGCCTATCAGCGCGCCGGGGCACCCCGGTGTCAGCTTGAAGCAGTGGGAGACGATGCGTCTTTCGGTGATCACCATCACGCGCAATGA
- a CDS encoding glycosyltransferase family 9 protein: MLIKLRAIGDVVLATPALAEARRAFPRGQIDFLTEPPSRQVLEGNPDVDELLLHDRQASLATRVRFLRRLRAKRYDLVIDLFGNPRSALLTLLTGAATRVGFNFRFRQAAYNVRVPARGHLVHEVEFNLDALRAIGVQVGAPRLHFPVPEPARQYAQEFVARNKLSDKLLIGLNNSGGWPAKRWLPERVARLAQLLVKRHGATVLLLWGPGEQAQAEQIAAVAGQGVLLAPPTDLHQLAALLADLRLLVTTDSAPMHIAAAVGTPVVALFGPTNPLLQGPFGPGHIVVRNESLSCLGCNRTVCEDGACMRELAVETVYAACAKALSTGQPDQE, translated from the coding sequence TTGCTGATCAAGCTGAGGGCGATTGGCGACGTGGTGCTGGCCACGCCGGCGCTGGCTGAAGCCCGCAGGGCCTTCCCACGGGGGCAGATCGATTTTCTGACCGAGCCGCCCTCACGGCAGGTGCTGGAGGGGAACCCTGATGTCGATGAGCTGTTACTCCATGACCGGCAGGCTTCTCTTGCGACGCGCGTGCGTTTTCTGCGGCGGTTGCGGGCCAAGCGCTATGACCTGGTCATCGACTTGTTCGGCAATCCGCGCAGCGCCTTGCTGACTCTGCTGACCGGCGCTGCGACGCGGGTGGGTTTCAACTTCCGATTCAGGCAGGCGGCGTACAATGTCCGTGTGCCTGCCCGTGGGCACTTGGTGCACGAAGTGGAATTCAACCTCGATGCCCTGCGGGCCATCGGTGTGCAGGTGGGAGCCCCGCGACTCCATTTCCCGGTGCCCGAACCTGCCCGGCAGTATGCCCAGGAGTTTGTGGCGAGGAACAAACTGTCCGACAAGCTGCTCATAGGCTTGAATAACTCCGGCGGCTGGCCGGCGAAGCGATGGCTGCCCGAAAGGGTCGCGCGACTGGCCCAACTTCTGGTCAAACGCCATGGGGCAACGGTGTTGCTGCTGTGGGGACCTGGGGAGCAGGCTCAGGCCGAGCAGATTGCTGCGGTTGCTGGCCAGGGCGTGCTGCTGGCTCCCCCCACGGACTTGCACCAGCTCGCGGCCCTGCTGGCTGACCTCCGCTTGTTGGTGACCACCGACTCGGCTCCCATGCACATCGCCGCAGCCGTGGGCACGCCAGTGGTGGCTCTGTTTGGGCCCACCAATCCCTTGCTGCAAGGGCCGTTCGGGCCGGGGCACATAGTGGTGCGCAATGAGTCGCTTTCGTGTCTGGGATGCAATCGCACGGTGTGCGAAGACGGAGCCTGCATGCGAGAGTTGGCGGTGGAGACGGTCTATGCCGCGTGTGCTAAGGCGCTCAGCACAGGTCAGCCTGACCAGGAGTAA
- a CDS encoding riboflavin synthase: MFTGLVEEVGTVAAVKRTASGICWAVSCREVLPGLAVGDSIAVDGVCLTVTALRSGAFAVDVVGETLARTTIGTFTPGRQVNLERARRADDRLGGHLVQGHVDGVAEVAQVSERGEGRVMRISLPGGLHPFVVPKGAVAVDGVSLTVARIVGQALEIWLVPHTLAKTTLRQKRVGDLVNVEVDVLAKYVARMLSRDRQDALSMEKLREWGY; encoded by the coding sequence ATGTTCACAGGATTGGTTGAAGAGGTCGGCACCGTAGCTGCGGTGAAGAGGACTGCCTCGGGCATCTGCTGGGCGGTGAGCTGCCGCGAGGTGCTCCCCGGACTGGCAGTCGGCGACAGCATCGCCGTCGACGGGGTGTGCCTCACCGTGACGGCGCTGCGCAGTGGTGCCTTCGCCGTCGACGTGGTAGGCGAAACGCTGGCGCGTACCACCATCGGCACGTTTACCCCCGGGCGGCAGGTCAATTTGGAACGCGCCCGGCGGGCAGACGATAGGCTGGGTGGCCACCTGGTGCAGGGACACGTGGACGGCGTCGCTGAGGTTGCGCAGGTCAGTGAACGCGGCGAAGGGCGGGTGATGCGGATATCTTTGCCGGGGGGGCTCCATCCCTTCGTCGTGCCGAAGGGTGCGGTGGCGGTCGATGGCGTCAGCCTGACGGTGGCACGCATTGTGGGACAAGCGCTGGAAATCTGGCTCGTGCCCCACACGCTGGCAAAGACTACTTTGCGGCAGAAGAGGGTGGGTGACTTGGTGAACGTTGAAGTGGATGTGCTTGCCAAGTACGTGGCGCGTATGCTGAGCCGCGACCGACAGGACGCCCTGAGCATGGAGAAGTTGAGGGAATGGGGCTATTAG
- a CDS encoding STAS domain-containing protein, whose product MQISVEEREGLKVVRLHEKRLDSPLAPKLKTELLVLLSQPPHKIVLDLGEVEYADSSGLGALLLGVRQARDKGGKMVLVNTQKRVSDLMRIAHLQEILPTFASEQEAIRLLNSVANPS is encoded by the coding sequence ATGCAGATATCCGTAGAGGAACGCGAAGGGCTCAAGGTGGTCCGGCTGCATGAGAAGCGGCTGGATAGCCCACTGGCCCCGAAACTGAAGACCGAGCTTTTGGTGTTGCTGAGCCAGCCGCCTCACAAGATCGTCTTGGACCTTGGTGAAGTCGAATATGCCGATAGCTCAGGTCTGGGCGCGCTGCTTTTGGGGGTGCGCCAGGCTCGCGACAAAGGAGGCAAGATGGTCCTGGTGAACACCCAAAAGCGCGTGTCGGACCTCATGCGCATTGCTCATTTGCAGGAAATTCTGCCGACGTTTGCCAGCGAACAGGAGGCCATCAGGCTCCTCAACTCAGTGGCAAACCCCTCATGA
- the ribE gene encoding 6,7-dimethyl-8-ribityllumazine synthase encodes MPAVTEGLLSAKDRSFAIVVSRFNELISKQLLDGALDCLRRHGAAEDKIHIVWVPGSFEIPAAAQRLAASKRYDAVICLGAVIRGATPHFEYIAAEVTKGIAQVGLATGVPTIYGVLTPDNLEQALERAGTKAGNKGWQAALSAIEMADLFARLQ; translated from the coding sequence ATGCCTGCTGTAACTGAAGGACTGTTGAGCGCAAAAGACCGCTCATTTGCCATTGTGGTGAGCAGATTCAACGAACTGATCTCCAAGCAGCTTCTGGATGGGGCGTTGGACTGTCTGCGGCGGCACGGGGCTGCTGAGGACAAGATCCACATCGTCTGGGTGCCCGGTTCCTTCGAGATTCCTGCGGCAGCGCAGCGGCTGGCAGCCTCCAAGCGCTACGACGCGGTCATTTGCTTGGGAGCAGTCATTCGGGGCGCGACGCCGCACTTTGAGTACATTGCTGCGGAAGTGACCAAGGGCATTGCCCAGGTGGGTCTTGCTACCGGCGTGCCCACCATCTACGGCGTCCTCACGCCCGACAATTTGGAGCAAGCATTGGAGCGCGCGGGAACGAAGGCGGGCAACAAGGGATGGCAGGCCGCGCTCAGCGCTATCGAGATGGCCGACCTGTTCGCGCGCTTGCAGTGA